A genomic window from Chlorobium phaeobacteroides DSM 266 includes:
- a CDS encoding ISL3 family transposase: MNDLTLFQMALGLESPWYVSSSSFDVDQKRLDIRIDFKPGSTFCCPQCGREGVKAYDTSEATWRHLNFFQHEAYLTVRVPRISCPECGILKLQSFPWSRRESGFTLLFEAMIMIMAKSMPVKAIAAIVGEHDTRIWRIINHYVEKAREQEDHSAVTMVGVDETSSKRGHNYVSLFVDLAVSKVLFATEGKDAATVKRFSEDLAAHKGDPALITEFCSDMSPAFIKGVADNFTNAQLTFDKFHIMQVINNAVDEVRRQEQKERPELQRSRYIWLKNQNNLKASQRKRLDELSLPRLNLKTTRAYRMRLTFQEFFEQPQVLVEAFLKKWYFWATHSQLQPMKEAAYTIKRHWSGILRWFTSRINNGVLEGINSLIQAAKARARGYRTTKNLINMIYLISGKLNFGLPT; encoded by the coding sequence ATGAACGACCTTACCCTTTTTCAGATGGCCTTGGGACTTGAGTCCCCATGGTATGTATCGTCCTCATCATTTGATGTCGACCAAAAGCGCTTGGACATACGAATAGATTTTAAACCGGGCAGCACCTTCTGTTGTCCTCAATGCGGCCGAGAAGGCGTGAAGGCCTATGATACCTCCGAGGCAACATGGCGCCATCTCAACTTCTTTCAGCATGAGGCCTACCTGACAGTTCGAGTGCCTCGTATATCCTGCCCTGAGTGCGGCATTCTCAAGCTGCAATCATTTCCCTGGTCTCGCCGTGAGAGCGGCTTTACTCTGCTGTTTGAGGCGATGATCATGATCATGGCGAAGTCAATGCCGGTCAAGGCAATAGCCGCCATTGTCGGCGAGCATGACACCCGTATCTGGCGGATCATCAACCACTATGTCGAAAAAGCCCGAGAGCAGGAGGATCACTCGGCAGTCACCATGGTAGGTGTTGATGAAACCTCCAGCAAGCGCGGTCATAACTATGTGTCGCTGTTCGTTGACCTTGCCGTATCGAAAGTGTTGTTTGCCACTGAAGGGAAAGATGCAGCAACGGTCAAGCGATTCAGTGAAGATCTTGCCGCCCATAAGGGTGATCCGGCATTGATCACCGAATTCTGCAGCGACATGTCACCGGCATTCATCAAAGGGGTCGCCGATAACTTTACCAATGCCCAACTGACCTTTGACAAGTTCCATATCATGCAGGTCATTAATAATGCTGTCGATGAAGTGCGGCGTCAGGAGCAAAAAGAGCGCCCTGAATTGCAGAGAAGCCGGTACATCTGGCTGAAAAACCAGAACAACCTGAAGGCTTCACAACGCAAACGCCTTGATGAGTTATCCTTGCCCCGACTGAATCTGAAAACAACTCGAGCATACCGCATGCGACTAACTTTTCAGGAGTTTTTCGAGCAACCTCAGGTATTGGTGGAAGCATTTCTGAAGAAGTGGTATTTCTGGGCAACCCACAGCCAGCTGCAGCCAATGAAAGAGGCGGCTTACACCATCAAACGACACTGGTCTGGCATTCTGCGATGGTTCACTTCTCGTATCAATAATGGGGTACTTGAGGGAATCAATAGCCTCATCCAGGCGGCCAAAGCACGGGCACGGGGTTACCGTACTACCAAAAATCTCATCAATATGATCTACCTGATCAGCGGGAAGCTTAATTTTGGCTTACCCACTTGA
- a CDS encoding TolC family protein translates to MAYPLEIARSQRFSSTKRYTVSLLTIRLVFIFCIASLLFFTPSESNALEPVDKKVSLDECIAIALENASTTKKAENSLRLQGADILRSYGNFLPKISASASYIPYSLSRSYTDLTGSANQTKKIKTKSETIDLTLTTSLNIFNGFRDYASLQAALKREDAGRFSLSRAKQAIVFDVTQAYYQVLLNQEILAITRENLLSTKDQLTLTDRQFQIGLKSMIDLYQQQAEAANSELSVIQAENQLERSRLELLRRLRIDPLTRLTLAPVPKNLFTTLPENIDINALIAAGLEKRPDLKGAELETRAAKWQITQYRGALYPKFDLNFNISTSGTESLSRSIGGDTIDYSYPPLLDQLENLTGYSVVLSMNWAIFDGFQTRYAIEQAKINYLNQRLDYDDLKSDIQIELQQAASEYSAARKSIESAKTNLKAARAAYEGIKRKYDLGAAGFVELSTSRAALFSAMSSLSQATYTLALQKNTLDFATGNVPIY, encoded by the coding sequence TTGGCTTACCCACTTGAAATAGCGAGGAGCCAAAGATTTTCATCAACCAAACGGTATACAGTTTCACTTTTGACCATCAGGCTTGTTTTCATTTTCTGTATTGCATCGCTCCTTTTTTTCACCCCGTCAGAAAGCAATGCGCTTGAACCCGTAGATAAAAAAGTATCACTTGACGAGTGTATCGCAATAGCCCTTGAAAATGCATCAACAACAAAAAAAGCAGAGAACTCTCTCAGGCTTCAGGGAGCTGACATCCTGAGAAGTTATGGTAATTTTCTTCCGAAAATCTCGGCATCGGCAAGTTATATACCATACAGCCTCAGCCGATCTTACACGGATCTCACAGGATCAGCAAATCAAACCAAAAAGATCAAAACAAAAAGTGAAACCATTGATCTCACCCTTACAACATCACTGAATATTTTTAATGGATTCAGGGATTACGCATCACTGCAAGCCGCACTGAAAAGAGAAGATGCGGGACGATTTTCCCTGTCGAGAGCTAAACAGGCGATAGTTTTCGATGTCACCCAGGCATACTACCAGGTTCTCCTGAATCAGGAAATTCTTGCCATTACGCGTGAAAATCTGCTCTCGACAAAAGACCAGCTAACCCTCACCGACAGGCAATTTCAGATCGGCCTGAAATCAATGATTGATCTCTATCAGCAGCAGGCAGAAGCGGCCAACAGCGAGTTATCGGTTATCCAGGCCGAAAACCAGCTTGAACGGAGCAGACTCGAACTGTTGCGCCGTCTGCGGATTGATCCACTCACCAGACTTACGCTTGCACCTGTACCAAAGAACCTCTTCACAACGCTTCCTGAAAACATCGACATCAACGCACTTATTGCAGCAGGCCTTGAAAAACGCCCGGATCTCAAAGGCGCGGAACTCGAAACCCGAGCGGCAAAATGGCAGATAACCCAGTACCGGGGAGCTCTCTATCCAAAATTCGACCTGAATTTCAACATCAGTACAAGCGGAACAGAATCCCTTAGCCGATCAATAGGTGGAGATACTATTGACTACTCCTATCCGCCCCTTCTTGATCAGCTTGAAAATCTGACCGGATACTCTGTGGTACTCAGCATGAACTGGGCAATTTTTGACGGCTTTCAAACCCGGTATGCTATCGAGCAGGCCAAAATCAATTACCTTAACCAGAGGCTTGACTATGACGATCTGAAATCGGATATCCAGATCGAACTTCAGCAGGCCGCCTCTGAATATTCGGCAGCACGAAAAAGCATTGAATCAGCCAAAACAAACCTGAAAGCTGCGCGTGCTGCATATGAAGGTATAAAAAGAAAGTATGATCTTGGGGCAGCGGGATTCGTTGAATTGAGCACCTCAAGAGCAGCTCTTTTCAGCGCCATGTCAAGCCTGAGCCAGGCCACCTACACCCTTGCTCTTCAGAAAAACACACTTGATTTTGCTACAGGAAACG
- a CDS encoding D-alanine--D-alanine ligase family protein codes for MPLSTVALIFGGKSTEHEISIISAKSIAAVIDPFRFQVLPLYITHEGKWFTGEFAENILQLDLAEMLRSTSLDATGNTLRQMAMHTGQQGFDFDFFKAGIDLAFIALHGSYGEDGRIQGLLDTFGIPYTGCGVLASAVAMDKALTKLCVTEAGIATAPGITILSSEYFADPKSTQKSIEEQFTWPVFVKPASLGSSVGISKVHHIGELIAALETACRYDSKILVEKAMQGREVEVAVLGNNAPEVSITGEIEPGSEFYDYADKYIHNAAKMYIPARISPELQEQVRKDALRAYKALGCRGMSRIDFFVDETSGTIVLNEVNTIPGFTDISMYPRLFAASGLPFNELVEKLLQFALETPSGARS; via the coding sequence ATGCCACTAAGCACCGTTGCCCTGATCTTTGGAGGCAAATCAACTGAACATGAAATTTCCATCATATCGGCAAAATCCATTGCTGCTGTTATAGATCCGTTTCGTTTTCAGGTTCTTCCCCTCTACATCACTCATGAAGGGAAATGGTTTACAGGAGAATTTGCCGAAAACATCCTGCAGCTTGATCTTGCCGAAATGCTGCGATCAACATCCCTTGATGCGACAGGAAACACCTTGAGACAGATGGCAATGCACACCGGTCAACAGGGATTTGACTTCGATTTCTTCAAAGCAGGTATTGACCTTGCATTTATTGCGCTCCACGGCAGTTATGGAGAAGACGGGAGAATACAGGGGCTGCTCGATACATTCGGGATTCCCTATACCGGTTGCGGAGTGCTTGCTTCGGCTGTTGCCATGGATAAAGCACTCACCAAACTATGTGTGACCGAAGCTGGTATTGCAACCGCTCCGGGCATAACGATTCTGAGCAGCGAATACTTCGCTGATCCAAAGAGTACGCAAAAGTCAATTGAAGAGCAATTCACCTGGCCAGTCTTTGTCAAACCGGCAAGTCTCGGCTCATCAGTCGGCATTTCAAAAGTCCATCATATCGGTGAATTAATCGCAGCACTCGAAACAGCATGCCGTTATGACAGCAAAATTCTTGTAGAAAAAGCAATGCAAGGCAGGGAGGTTGAAGTTGCCGTACTTGGAAACAATGCACCGGAAGTGTCGATCACGGGAGAGATAGAACCGGGAAGCGAGTTCTACGACTATGCAGACAAATATATTCACAACGCGGCGAAAATGTATATTCCCGCTCGCATCTCCCCTGAGTTGCAGGAACAGGTAAGAAAAGATGCTCTCCGCGCATACAAGGCTCTCGGCTGCCGGGGAATGTCGAGAATCGATTTTTTTGTCGATGAAACATCCGGTACGATTGTGCTTAATGAAGTAAACACCATTCCCGGTTTTACCGATATCAGCATGTATCCACGGCTTTTTGCCGCATCAGGTCTTCCATTCAACGAGCTGGTCGAGAAACTGCTTCAGTTTGCCCTTGAAACACCTTCGGGAGCAAGGAGCTAA
- the panB gene encoding 3-methyl-2-oxobutanoate hydroxymethyltransferase, with translation MNTSNQHKAGHVTTRKLLDMKQQGEKISVLTAYDYTMARILDRAGIDVILVGDSASNVFSGHATTLPITIEEMIYHAKAVVRGVHDESGRAMVVVDMPFMSYQISGDEALRNAGKIMKEHGCDALKLEGGKIIADTVKRITDVGIPVMGHLGLMPQSIYKYGSYKVRAQEEQEAEQLLQDARLLEEAGAFAVVLEKIPSALAAEVTLMLTIPTIGIGAGSHCDGQVLVVNDILGLNREFHPRFVRQYANLNNVIDRAVQQYVDDVKQGGFPADDESY, from the coding sequence ATGAACACCAGTAACCAGCATAAAGCAGGACATGTTACTACAAGAAAGCTGCTGGATATGAAGCAGCAGGGAGAAAAAATATCGGTATTGACTGCCTATGATTATACCATGGCAAGGATTCTTGATCGAGCCGGTATTGATGTTATTCTTGTGGGGGATTCGGCAAGCAATGTTTTTTCCGGTCATGCCACTACGCTTCCCATTACGATTGAGGAGATGATCTATCACGCAAAGGCTGTTGTCAGGGGTGTGCACGACGAGAGTGGGCGGGCGATGGTCGTCGTTGATATGCCGTTCATGAGCTATCAGATTTCAGGTGATGAGGCTTTGCGCAATGCGGGAAAGATCATGAAGGAGCATGGGTGTGATGCTCTCAAGCTGGAGGGAGGCAAGATCATTGCCGATACCGTCAAGCGAATTACCGACGTCGGGATTCCGGTGATGGGTCATCTTGGTCTTATGCCGCAGTCCATCTATAAGTATGGAAGCTACAAGGTCAGGGCTCAGGAGGAACAGGAGGCTGAACAGCTTCTTCAAGATGCCCGATTGCTTGAAGAGGCGGGTGCTTTCGCTGTTGTTCTTGAAAAGATCCCCTCAGCGCTTGCTGCAGAGGTTACCCTTATGCTCACTATTCCGACTATCGGCATCGGAGCCGGATCGCATTGTGATGGACAGGTTCTGGTAGTCAATGATATTCTTGGTCTCAATCGTGAGTTTCATCCTCGTTTTGTTCGGCAGTACGCTAATTTAAATAACGTTATCGATCGTGCGGTACAACAGTATGTTGATGATGTCAAGCAGGGAGGTTTTCCCGCTGATGATGAGAGTTACTGA
- a CDS encoding lipoate--protein ligase family protein, whose translation MNRLFKKVYGIDTGMHTGAENMACDRNLMQAFLDGSFRSILGDDACLWRFYGWHPFAVSLGYNQSMADIDSVRCYDAGVDIVRRPTGGRAVFHADEFTYSFFAETTRANEVIYRYVHEVIMHALDMLDVKADFCRSTPEPLKQGGVAAVSCFAASAKYELQVNGRKLVGSAQRRTRNVLLQHGSMPFSIRHRELSNFLSSCESGFALDVCDALQKKAVSLGEILETVPEYGVMVQCMRQASATSGGASMTMLDPLQFERFFRNQEPFIH comes from the coding sequence GTGAACAGGCTTTTCAAAAAGGTGTACGGTATTGATACCGGTATGCATACGGGTGCTGAAAATATGGCTTGCGACCGGAATCTGATGCAGGCTTTTCTTGACGGGAGTTTTCGCAGTATACTCGGTGATGATGCCTGTCTGTGGAGATTTTATGGCTGGCATCCGTTTGCCGTTTCGCTTGGTTATAACCAGAGTATGGCAGATATCGATAGTGTGCGATGTTATGATGCCGGAGTTGATATTGTCAGGCGCCCGACGGGTGGCAGGGCAGTATTTCATGCGGATGAGTTTACGTACAGTTTTTTTGCGGAAACTACCCGTGCTAACGAAGTCATTTATCGTTATGTTCATGAGGTAATCATGCATGCTCTTGATATGCTTGATGTCAAGGCGGATTTCTGTCGATCGACACCTGAGCCCTTGAAGCAGGGAGGCGTTGCTGCCGTTTCCTGCTTTGCAGCATCTGCAAAATATGAGTTGCAGGTAAATGGCAGAAAGCTTGTTGGGTCAGCGCAACGGAGAACCCGTAATGTTCTTTTGCAGCACGGATCGATGCCTTTTTCAATTCGTCATCGCGAGCTGAGCAATTTTCTCTCTTCCTGTGAGTCTGGTTTTGCTCTTGATGTTTGTGATGCGTTACAGAAAAAAGCAGTATCTCTGGGAGAGATTCTCGAGACTGTTCCTGAGTATGGCGTGATGGTACAGTGTATGCGGCAGGCTTCGGCTACATCGGGAGGCGCGTCGATGACGATGCTGGATCCTTTGCAGTTTGAGCGTTTTTTCAGAAATCAGGAGCCTTTTATTCATTAA
- a CDS encoding DUF4136 domain-containing protein, whose amino-acid sequence MKKYLFFLLLLMVFLAGCSDLMVFSDYDPQCNFTNYRSYRWSSSAKEKNEGDYLTQYPFVYSRITSAVDRELATKGFTLIASDEADFILNIHAHIDKRTVIRYRPQAYYPRHYSRRGGFWYDPWWSIGERESYLSSYEEETLVVDVVDARLSKLVWRGVAKGLVKQYRNADAMQADIDRTVSEILRDFPPGQGKK is encoded by the coding sequence ATGAAAAAGTATCTGTTTTTTTTGCTGCTCCTCATGGTTTTTCTTGCAGGGTGTTCGGATCTTATGGTTTTCAGTGATTATGATCCGCAGTGCAATTTTACGAATTATCGATCATATCGATGGTCTTCTTCGGCAAAGGAAAAAAATGAAGGGGATTATCTTACCCAATATCCGTTTGTTTACAGTCGAATCACTTCAGCCGTAGACAGGGAACTCGCTACAAAGGGGTTTACGCTTATTGCTTCAGATGAGGCTGATTTTATTTTGAATATTCATGCTCACATCGACAAGCGAACGGTTATCCGGTATCGACCGCAAGCGTATTATCCACGTCATTATTCCCGAAGAGGAGGTTTCTGGTATGACCCCTGGTGGAGTATCGGAGAGAGAGAGAGTTATCTCAGCTCTTATGAAGAGGAGACTCTTGTCGTTGATGTTGTTGATGCCCGACTTTCAAAACTGGTTTGGAGAGGTGTTGCCAAGGGTTTGGTAAAACAGTACCGCAATGCCGATGCGATGCAGGCCGATATTGATCGGACTGTTTCTGAAATTCTCAGGGATTTTCCGCCCGGACAGGGCAAAAAGTGA
- a CDS encoding tetratricopeptide repeat protein, with protein sequence MMSSDPSLFYADVSLDLAKGEYQSAQNKIVPFLERFADAYLLNLFYARALRGLKNNNLAADYFHRCCRLAPTNDIARKELIDLQTALPGLKDNQSEASVDLLSEELEQLMAALIAFEPAKTTESFDPTPVQEQKQPFPDDAVIALPTESLADLFSQQGAYKKAIKVYTSLIQLKPNNAENYKNRINELLEKL encoded by the coding sequence ATGATGAGCAGTGATCCCTCGCTTTTTTACGCTGACGTATCCCTTGATCTCGCAAAAGGCGAATACCAGTCGGCACAGAACAAAATCGTCCCCTTTCTGGAAAGATTTGCAGATGCCTATCTGCTCAATCTTTTCTATGCCAGAGCGCTGCGTGGCCTTAAAAACAATAATCTGGCAGCAGACTATTTCCATCGCTGCTGTCGTCTTGCCCCGACAAACGACATCGCCCGCAAAGAGCTGATCGACCTGCAGACCGCACTGCCCGGCTTGAAGGATAATCAATCAGAAGCATCCGTTGATCTTCTCTCTGAAGAGCTTGAGCAACTCATGGCCGCACTCATTGCTTTTGAACCTGCAAAAACAACGGAAAGCTTTGACCCTACACCTGTTCAGGAGCAAAAACAACCATTTCCTGACGATGCCGTCATAGCCCTCCCTACAGAGAGCCTTGCGGATCTCTTCTCACAGCAGGGTGCCTATAAAAAAGCGATCAAGGTCTATACCTCGCTGATACAGCTTAAACCAAATAATGCCGAGAATTACAAAAACAGGATTAATGAACTGCTTGAAAAACTCTAA